One part of the Roseomonas gilardii genome encodes these proteins:
- a CDS encoding flagellar biosynthetic protein FliR produces the protein MTEAELLRSLPVLAFQSVLLLSRLGAAAMIAPGLGEADVPVRIRLAVALALVPLLLPLLAGQLPPQPEDIPGTLRLVATELLVGLWIGGLARVVAMALSAAFQIVALAMGLASVLVPDAQMGSQTAILGRLGSLATAVLVLSTGLYAQPLRALAGSYEVLPPGAPWPAGAAAADMAGAGAAMLALALRLASPFLLGLFLVNLASGLLARVAPQLQVNILVSPAQILGGMVLLGLVARPLLDGFLAALAASWAGLPGL, from the coding sequence GTGACCGAGGCCGAACTGCTGCGTTCCCTGCCGGTGCTGGCCTTCCAGTCGGTGCTGCTGCTGTCGCGGCTGGGCGCGGCGGCGATGATCGCGCCGGGGCTGGGGGAGGCGGATGTGCCCGTGCGCATCCGTCTCGCCGTGGCGCTGGCACTGGTGCCGCTGCTGCTGCCGCTCCTGGCGGGGCAGCTTCCGCCGCAGCCGGAGGACATTCCCGGCACGCTGCGGCTGGTCGCGACGGAGCTGTTGGTCGGGCTCTGGATCGGTGGCCTGGCTCGGGTGGTGGCGATGGCGCTGTCCGCTGCTTTCCAGATCGTGGCCCTCGCCATGGGCCTCGCCTCGGTGCTGGTGCCGGATGCGCAGATGGGGTCGCAGACGGCGATCCTGGGGCGGCTGGGCAGCCTGGCGACGGCGGTTCTGGTGCTGTCCACCGGCCTCTACGCCCAGCCCCTGCGCGCCCTGGCCGGCAGCTACGAGGTGCTGCCGCCCGGCGCGCCCTGGCCGGCCGGCGCGGCGGCGGCGGACATGGCCGGGGCTGGAGCCGCGATGCTCGCCCTGGCGCTGCGGCTGGCCTCGCCCTTTCTGCTCGGCCTTTTCCTGGTGAACCTCGCCAGCGGGCTGCTGGCCCGCGTGGCGCCGCAGCTTCAGGTGAACATCCTGGTCAGCCCGGCGCAGATCCTGGGTGGGATGGTGCTGCTGGGGCTGGTGGCGCGGCCGCTGCTGGACGGTTTCCTGGCGGCGCTGGCCGCGTCCTGGGCCGGGCTGCCGGGGCTGTGA
- a CDS encoding flagellar biosynthetic protein FliO, producing MPSSLSPWLPALAALGAVVLLLWLLARGARLTGLAAPSGKRLGVQEVLALDTRRRLVLLRVDGREVLLLTGGPQDSVLGWLP from the coding sequence ATGCCCTCCTCCCTTTCCCCCTGGCTGCCCGCCCTGGCCGCGCTCGGCGCGGTGGTCCTGCTGCTCTGGCTGCTGGCCCGCGGCGCGCGGCTGACCGGACTCGCCGCGCCCTCCGGCAAGCGCCTCGGCGTGCAGGAAGTGCTGGCGCTCGACACGCGCCGCCGCCTCGTCCTGCTGCGCGTGGATGGGCGGGAGGTCCTGCTGCTGACCGGCGGCCCGCAGGACAGCGTGCTG
- a CDS encoding ATP-binding protein has protein sequence MIPWKTGRVAEDDQDWDSAFETLCGALQEAVALLDEQGTIRVANPAFRVLAALPLGRDLPAARLFSSPARFAAWLAGGGLVPLEGVIEGGEGREPRPVSCRLRFLPGGQRLLLLQDLAEHHRFRKQAEEGERLRALGQLAGGVAHDFNNILAIILASAEALRADARAGGTERDAALEALLAAADRGAALVHRLLALAGRQPLLPRVVLLDEAVTGLEPLLRSMAGRHVGLRWQLDAPGRAVLADPVQLDQMVLNLAGNAVQAMAKRMSAEATLTIATGTRLALQAEPGIPDLLPPGRWVMLSVSDNGPGIPPGVLGRIFEPFFTTRSAEGGTGLGLATVHGIVRQFGGVLQVVSRPGEGASFRIYLPRHQETAPLPPRAGDGGGAAVPVVPAVARREGLAGQRVLLVEDEAPLRRLAEQVLRREGMEVRAAGDGEEALELLAEGFAPDILVSDIAMPGMDGMTLLREMRRRLPSLPAVLVSGYSERLMEREALEEGGRNADITGFLAKPYRPAALVETLRQRLAWVVEESG, from the coding sequence GTGATCCCCTGGAAGACGGGCCGGGTGGCCGAGGATGACCAGGACTGGGACAGCGCCTTCGAGACCCTGTGCGGCGCGCTCCAGGAGGCAGTGGCCCTGCTCGACGAGCAGGGGACGATCCGCGTGGCCAACCCGGCCTTCCGCGTCCTGGCCGCCTTGCCGCTGGGCCGCGATCTGCCCGCGGCGCGGCTCTTCTCCTCGCCCGCCCGCTTCGCCGCCTGGCTGGCCGGCGGTGGGCTGGTTCCGCTGGAGGGTGTGATCGAAGGCGGGGAGGGGCGGGAGCCGAGGCCGGTCTCCTGTCGCCTGCGCTTTCTTCCGGGCGGGCAAAGGTTGCTGTTGCTGCAGGATCTGGCGGAGCACCACCGCTTCCGGAAGCAGGCCGAGGAGGGGGAGCGCCTGCGTGCGCTCGGCCAGCTCGCGGGCGGGGTGGCGCATGACTTCAACAACATCCTCGCCATCATCCTTGCCTCGGCGGAGGCCCTGCGCGCCGATGCGCGGGCCGGAGGGACGGAGCGCGACGCGGCGCTGGAGGCCCTGCTCGCGGCCGCCGATCGTGGTGCCGCGCTGGTCCACCGCCTGCTGGCCCTGGCCGGGCGGCAACCCCTGCTGCCGCGCGTGGTCCTGCTGGACGAGGCGGTGACGGGGCTGGAGCCTCTGCTGCGCTCCATGGCGGGCCGGCATGTCGGCCTGCGCTGGCAGTTGGATGCACCGGGGCGGGCGGTCCTGGCCGATCCGGTGCAGCTCGACCAGATGGTGCTGAACCTCGCCGGCAATGCGGTGCAGGCCATGGCGAAGCGGATGTCGGCGGAAGCGACGCTGACCATTGCCACGGGCACGCGCCTCGCCTTGCAGGCGGAGCCCGGCATCCCGGACCTGCTGCCGCCCGGGCGCTGGGTGATGCTGTCGGTCTCCGACAACGGCCCTGGCATCCCACCCGGCGTGCTGGGGCGGATCTTCGAGCCTTTCTTCACCACGCGCTCGGCGGAAGGTGGCACGGGGCTGGGCCTCGCCACGGTGCATGGCATCGTGCGCCAGTTCGGCGGCGTGCTTCAGGTGGTGTCGCGGCCGGGGGAAGGGGCCAGCTTCCGGATCTACCTGCCCCGCCATCAGGAGACGGCGCCGCTCCCACCGCGGGCGGGGGATGGGGGTGGCGCGGCCGTTCCCGTGGTTCCGGCGGTGGCGCGGCGCGAGGGGCTGGCCGGGCAGCGCGTGCTGCTGGTGGAGGACGAGGCACCGCTGCGCCGCCTGGCGGAACAGGTGCTGCGGCGGGAGGGGATGGAGGTGCGCGCCGCCGGGGACGGGGAGGAGGCGCTGGAGCTGCTGGCCGAGGGATTCGCGCCGGATATCCTGGTCTCCGACATCGCCATGCCCGGCATGGACGGGATGACGCTGCTGCGGGAGATGCGCCGCCGTCTGCCGTCGCTGCCGGCCGTGCTGGTGAGCGGCTATTCCGAGCGGCTGATGGAGCGGGAAGCGCTGGAAGAAGGTGGCCGGAATGCCGATATCACGGGCTTCCTGGCCAAGCCCTATCGCCCGGCGGCGCTGGTCGAAACGTTACGGCAACGTTTGGCGTGGGTGGTGGAGGAAAGCGGTTGA
- the flgC gene encoding flagellar basal body rod protein FlgC, with the protein MDLDSALRISAAGMNAQATRLRVVAENLANRDSTGLTPGAEPYRRKTVSFANHLDRASGTDLVSVSRVGRDNGELPKRYEPSHPAADANGYVSVPNVDSFVEMMDMREAQRSYSANLSVMETSRGMLSRTIEALRG; encoded by the coding sequence TTGGATCTCGACAGCGCGCTGCGGATTTCCGCCGCCGGCATGAATGCCCAGGCCACGCGCCTGCGGGTGGTGGCAGAGAACCTCGCGAACCGTGACAGCACCGGCCTGACGCCGGGCGCCGAACCCTATCGCCGCAAGACGGTGAGCTTCGCCAACCATCTCGACCGTGCCAGCGGCACGGACCTCGTCAGCGTCTCGCGCGTCGGCCGCGACAATGGCGAACTGCCGAAGCGCTACGAGCCCTCGCACCCCGCGGCGGATGCCAATGGCTACGTCTCCGTGCCGAACGTGGACAGCTTCGTGGAGATGATGGACATGCGCGAGGCTCAGCGCTCCTACAGCGCCAATCTCAGCGTCATGGAAACCTCGCGCGGCATGCTGTCCCGCACGATCGAGGCACTGCGCGGATGA
- a CDS encoding flagellar biosynthetic protein FliQ translates to MESEILSAALRESMWVAVQLAAPLLGGILLVGLAVALFQAMTQVQEASLAFLPKLAVCGGALLILGPFMVDALQNYAATLFDQMVALGGAH, encoded by the coding sequence GTGGAAAGCGAGATCCTGTCCGCCGCGCTGCGGGAATCCATGTGGGTCGCGGTGCAACTGGCCGCGCCCCTGCTGGGCGGCATCCTGCTGGTCGGGCTGGCCGTGGCGCTGTTCCAGGCCATGACGCAGGTGCAGGAGGCCTCGCTGGCCTTCCTGCCCAAGCTGGCCGTCTGTGGTGGCGCGCTGCTGATCCTGGGCCCCTTCATGGTCGATGCGTTGCAGAACTATGCCGCGACACTGTTCGACCAGATGGTGGCGCTGGGCGGCGCGCACTGA
- a CDS encoding EscU/YscU/HrcU family type III secretion system export apparatus switch protein, with amino-acid sequence MSEEAEDRTEAPTPRRLQKAREEGQVAVSREMAGFASLACAVLAASLALPVAGMSLLHSLQVLLSRSHAVLPAEALSGLARDALLAVLPVAGAAALGAVAATLLQTGGLFSAKGLVPQMSRLSPLAGAKRVLGVEGAGQLLRALLKLGLVGLALWWSLDDPARLRSMLQVPPSQLLAVAGGEMRGLATAAVLAFGLVALGDFGWERFRHFRRLRMSREDLKEEHKESEGDPHLKARQRQLRQQASRRRMMAAVPKATVVVTNPTHYAVALAYEKDSGAPRVVAKGVDSMAARIREAAREAGVPLVPNPPLARALYKLELGREIPPDHYAAVAEIIAFVWRRRGGR; translated from the coding sequence ATGAGCGAGGAGGCCGAGGACAGGACGGAGGCCCCGACGCCGCGGCGCCTGCAGAAGGCGCGCGAGGAAGGGCAGGTCGCCGTATCGCGGGAGATGGCGGGCTTCGCGTCCCTGGCCTGTGCCGTGCTGGCGGCTAGCCTGGCCCTGCCGGTGGCGGGGATGTCGCTGCTGCACAGCCTGCAGGTTCTGCTGTCCCGCAGCCATGCGGTGCTGCCGGCGGAGGCGCTGTCCGGCCTGGCGCGGGATGCGCTGCTGGCGGTGCTGCCGGTTGCGGGGGCGGCGGCGCTGGGGGCGGTGGCGGCCACGCTGTTGCAGACCGGCGGGCTGTTCAGCGCCAAGGGGCTGGTGCCGCAGATGTCGCGGCTTTCGCCTCTGGCCGGGGCGAAGCGCGTCCTGGGGGTGGAGGGAGCGGGGCAACTGCTGCGCGCGCTGCTGAAGCTGGGGCTGGTGGGGCTGGCCCTGTGGTGGAGCCTGGACGATCCCGCGCGGCTGCGGTCGATGCTGCAGGTCCCGCCCTCGCAGCTTCTCGCGGTGGCGGGCGGGGAGATGCGGGGCCTCGCCACGGCGGCGGTACTGGCTTTCGGCCTCGTGGCGCTGGGAGATTTCGGCTGGGAGCGTTTCCGGCACTTCCGCCGTCTGCGGATGAGCCGTGAGGACCTCAAGGAGGAGCACAAGGAGAGCGAGGGCGACCCGCACCTGAAGGCACGGCAGCGGCAGTTGCGGCAGCAGGCTTCGCGGCGCCGGATGATGGCGGCGGTGCCCAAGGCGACGGTGGTGGTGACCAATCCCACGCATTATGCCGTGGCCCTGGCCTACGAGAAGGATTCCGGCGCCCCGCGCGTGGTGGCCAAGGGGGTGGATTCCATGGCGGCGCGAATCCGCGAGGCGGCGCGGGAGGCGGGCGTGCCCCTGGTGCCCAACCCGCCCCTGGCGCGCGCGCTCTACAAGCTGGAACTGGGACGGGAGATCCCGCCCGACCACTACGCTGCCGTGGCGGAGATCATCGCCTTCGTGTGGCGCCGGCGCGGCGGGCGCTGA
- the fliE gene encoding flagellar hook-basal body complex protein FliE: MSDPVSANFAITAYRSAGGPGAAEAGGDPLSGFGAALRQAMDGAVELSHRADAASAQALSGQGNVTDVVLAVSKAELSLQTTVALRDKMVSAYQDIMRMPI; the protein is encoded by the coding sequence ATGAGCGATCCGGTTTCCGCGAATTTCGCCATCACCGCCTATCGCAGCGCCGGCGGCCCGGGAGCGGCGGAGGCCGGGGGCGACCCGCTGTCCGGCTTCGGCGCGGCCCTGCGGCAGGCGATGGACGGGGCGGTGGAACTCAGCCATCGCGCCGATGCGGCCTCGGCCCAGGCACTCAGCGGGCAGGGCAACGTCACCGACGTGGTCCTCGCCGTCTCCAAGGCGGAGCTGTCGCTGCAGACCACCGTGGCGCTGCGCGACAAGATGGTGAGCGCCTATCAGGACATCATGCGGATGCCGATCTGA
- a CDS encoding flagellar basal body rod protein FlgB: MEPTRRDTAATGPLGRDPIALSEQRLKWLDQRQAVLSQNVANADTPHYRARDITPFADLLASKGGPALARTNARHLQPPGAGSGPARVHAERRAVEETPDGNAVSLEEQAMKVADTETAHQLATGLRRSWLGMFKTALGR, translated from the coding sequence ATGGAACCGACGCGACGCGACACCGCCGCCACGGGCCCCCTCGGGCGGGACCCCATCGCCCTGTCCGAACAGCGGCTGAAGTGGCTCGACCAGCGGCAGGCCGTGCTGTCGCAGAACGTCGCCAATGCCGACACGCCGCATTACCGCGCCCGCGACATCACGCCCTTCGCCGATCTGCTGGCCAGCAAGGGCGGCCCGGCGCTCGCGCGCACCAATGCCCGGCATCTGCAGCCCCCGGGTGCCGGCAGCGGCCCGGCGCGGGTGCATGCGGAGCGCCGCGCGGTGGAGGAAACGCCGGACGGCAATGCCGTGTCGCTGGAAGAGCAGGCGATGAAAGTCGCCGACACGGAAACGGCGCACCAGCTCGCGACCGGGCTGCGCCGGTCCTGGCTCGGCATGTTCAAGACGGCCCTGGGGCGCTGA